AAACAGAATCCATTAAGTCAAACCACAACAATTGTTAGGAGGTGGATACCAGAGATGCATCTGCTCTGGCAGGAGAGGATCAGCAAATGAGCAGCGAGGAAGATTTCAATATGCTAGAATATAGTGGCATGAcctctgctggcagaggaaagTTCTCAACAGATTTTAAGTTTCAGAGTAATGAAACCTCAGCTTCAAAGCACTCTCTGCAAAGAGGCTTCTCACTAACTCATGCTAACCAAGAAGAcaaaatatccatttctgaaatttctgatCCTCTTAAACTTACTGAAGAACCTCAGGCACAGATTTTAAAACCTGATCTAGAGGTACCACATCAAGCCAAAATTGCATTAATACCACTATCTTTCTTCCCATCTAAACTACAGCAACTACTGTTAACTGCAGCAAGAAGGTTCTCTGAAGTAAGacaagcagcagaaacacaatCTGTAATTTACATATGGCCAGTAATAAAGACGCAAGAGAGCTCCGGATCCTTCTGGCACAATTTTTCAAAGCCTTTAATACCAAGCAGCCCAGACTTAACAAGGCACTGTTCTAGTCCTGATGTAACTGAAGATGAGAAATGTTCCCAAATAACCCCAATGAAAGAGCTTGCACAGAAAGAGCCAGATGGAAAGACAGCAAGATCCTATCCTCTTATTGTAAAGTCATCTAACAGTGttgtttcagaaattttaaagtCACTCAGCAATAAGGATTATAAGAATATGTTAACACTTTCATCTATTAGTCCTGTTGG
The window above is part of the Corvus moneduloides isolate bCorMon1 chromosome 3, bCorMon1.pri, whole genome shotgun sequence genome. Proteins encoded here:
- the LOC116440881 gene encoding ligand-dependent nuclear receptor-interacting factor 1-like, whose translation is MSSEEDFNMLEYSGMTSAGRGKFSTDFKFQSNETSASKHSLQRGFSLTHANQEDKISISEISDPLKLTEEPQAQILKPDLEVPHQAKIALIPLSFFPSKLQQLLLTAARRFSEVRQAAETQSVIYIWPVIKTQESSGSFWHNFSKPLIPSSPDLTRHCSSPDVTEDEKCSQITPMKELAQKEPDGKTARSYPLIVKSSNSVVSEILKSLSNKDYKNMLTLSSISPVGEQPEIPLFKGNALMISNGQVYLLYVMRHEELAAEMKIAGHHMLFMKTIVWLITCPSVRKLTFQVSHPLLLREDAVKQNIKCLTTCATPTPQKKTSNETHFSSPKMTTISQPKNCSPLARKRQQVVTYDDQFLNKTAFPSKEGLQKRNDEEARQDIDKEMRKKFGLVKGVRVVLNRLSPSELRKLTVKSSALKKKGNN